Below is a genomic region from Polyodon spathula isolate WHYD16114869_AA unplaced genomic scaffold, ASM1765450v1 scaffolds_3137, whole genome shotgun sequence.
AGTCTAATTCATCAGTGTACAAACTGGGGACGGCTGATGCTGTTAACTTGTTAGTTTCTTGTATTTTAATTGCTAGTaaaagggctcccgagtggcgcatccagtaaaggctacagcaggatgtgtcctatagcctggggattgcaggttcgagtccaggctatgtcacagctgaccgtgaccaggagttcccagggggtggctcACAATTGGCCAAACATTTCTATCAAGAGTGTGTCTGCAATGGCAGCCttcacacaatcccagctctgcAAAGCACAGCACCTTTATAAACCCATTGGACTTCCAAATCCATCCACAAAACTAGAgtagtttaaaatgaacaaatggtACATTACAACAAACTGATTGAATGGTACAGTCGTGAGATTGAAAAATCAAGCTCGTTTCCTACGATTGCACATCTGTAAAAAGAACAATATATCTTTGTAATTGTACTGTGTGCACATGGAGATGCTGTATGAATGTTCTTAGCTTTTACACAAGATTAAGGACTTTAAAACCCAATGCAAACTTCATCTTATCTGGTATCATGTGTGGATCCAGTAAATGAATGGCTTTAAGCTCCCTTGACAGACACACCTTTGGCTGGATGTATATAAGCCCATGCTCAGATGTGCTAAAGCATCAAGCGAAGAAAAAAGACGAATCTCCTGAGCTTCTCAGAACATTGCAGCAGCAGATGAAGATGGATCACAAACTGGTGCTCGCCACTTTAGCACTGCTGCTCAGTGTCTCACAGGGCAAGCCTCTGAAGGTAACAAAGCCGCACAGCTGCAGCGCTtctcatttcaaatgcatttttactggGCTCTTAAACATTTCAATAACGCATCTGTGTTTGTCTTCCCTTTCTTATGTTGTTGCAGGGGGACCAAAGTGGAAAAGGCAAGTTCCTAGATTTAGTTTTTATATGTGTCTCATACAGGGGAAAATAAAGCGTATCTGTTGAATTTTACATTGCAATGAGTTAATCTTTGTAATTCAGGATGTACGATACACTGGACCAGATTCATAAACCTTTACTCTGGGGTATCATGTACTTCTGTtacttgaaaggagaaaaacGCCTGTTTTACAAAGATGGACCCAAACAACGAAGCAACTGAATTTGGAGTCTCTTCAGCACggccagtgtgtttgtgtatctgttTGTAACACAGATGCCACgctggaggaaatgctttgactATGTAGTGcatgagtgtgtgtcagtgtgctagCAGTGTATTACAGGGGGACTCTATTCCACTCTGCTCCAGTATTAGTACACAGCACTGGATTCCACACGCTGCCCGTGCACACAGGATTTCACACAGGTGTGCTTTGCTTCTGTAGGTCAAAGAGAAAGAAGTAGCCCAAGGATCCCTGAAGATAAGGATGTCTTCAGCATCATCTTAGAAGCCAATAAAGGTAAGAAAGCTTCTAAACATATAGAAGAGACTTTTACTGCCTTTTGAAATATTGGGTCTGCTTATTGCATGGAAGTTAAGGCTGACATATTCTACTTGAGATGAGTGTCTTCATTTATACATCTATGAGCTCTTAACAGAAGCACATTGAGATTAGTTTAGTAGTGTCTTACCTACTTCTGTAAACTGCTCATTACCACTAACATAATGATCATTCAAATGGattgatgtgttttgtttcttttatcctagagaagtaaataaaaatgcatattgtggCTAAAACGAGTTCCCCTTTAAGATGTTTCTCTGCTCAATTTTCAAACAGAAATCAAAGCGCATATGATGGAGGGTGACATTGTCGTGTCAAACTCCAGGAATGCCATGAACTGCCCGGACAACTCATGCTTTTGGCCGAAGGCCTCTGATGGATTTGTTTATGTGCCTTATACGATCTCCAGTGAATACAGTACGTACACGAAGCACTTCGAAGAATGTTTTCTATTAacattcaatatgtttaatagtACCAGTGAGACCATATTTAATGAAACAAGGACAAATAAAACTGCAGTATGAAAAACACATGTCTACTTCATGTGCTGAGTGGAAACCTAAGATTCATTTTAACAAATACGAAGAATACTGACTTCGAAGAGACTTGCATTTATCTTTGAAACATTTCCTGTTTGTAAAAGAgtgctctgtatttatttgtgcGCAGGAATCTAGCCGTCCTTTCTAAAGGGCATTGTGTTTAAAGTTGTCAGTGTAACTGATGGAGTTAGTATTGGTCCCTCTGGTCTGGGAGATGTTAAGCTTTGATATATTCAAATATCAATGAGTTTCAATTGGCTTATCCTTTTTTACAGGTGCTGAAGAGAAGGCAATAATCTCCAGTGCATTCCCAGACTTCGATGTACAGACCTGCATTAGATTTAAACCACGAACTACAGAAAAAGACTACATAAATATCAGTCCCCAGAACGGGTAAATGACCACTCTGCTGTGTCTCTGACGAACCTTACCATTTCAGTGCCTTTCAAGGTTAAAGGTGTATAGTAAGCGTGTCTCAAAACTTCACAAATATGCAACGACTTTTATAGATAAAAAGTACAAGATTTCTAAACAAGAATCTCTTTTCACCCATAGCTGCTGGTCCAGTCTTGGAAAGCTGAAAGGCACTCAGCAAGTGTCCCTGTCAAAGGGAGGCTGTGTTTACAAAGCCACGGCTCAACATGAGCTCATCCATTCGCTAGGCTTCTATCACGAGCAGAGCAGACCTGACCGCGACAGCTATGTCAGAATCAACTGGCAGTACATCCCAGAAGGTAAGGAAACCACAAGGAGTCCTTTCCTGGAGCGCTCACACAATCACAATGAAgagcactggagagagagagagctgaggggAGGGTGGAGAGCAGCAACACATTGTTCTAATACAATAAAGCGGGGCTTGAATATTTCATTACCAGGGCTTTGTATCCCAATAGCTTTTCATTATCTAAATACAGTGTGATTCAACTGTTAGGAAGAGCTCAAGAAAGTGAGGAGTTTGCACTAACTGGGCAGCCCTTATTGCAGGGATCATGGTCAAGGAAGGACCCCGACACTCTCTGATGCCTCTAATGGCGTGTTGAAAACAAATGCGAGCAGTTCAGCCAGGGTGCATAATGGGATTTCAAAAACCATCATTTAAATGGAATAATTGGTGACCTCTCACTAATGCTTTTACAATAGGTGTTTGGaagtaaaacacagaaacagattcTGGTGTAGCAGCATAACCTTCTTAACCAGCATCTCCTTTCCTTTACAGAGCAAGCTTCTAACTTTTACAAGCAGGACATTAATACCTTGGGCATGCCATACGACTACACCTCCATCATGCATTATGGAAGGTaagaagcagcagctgaaagTGCAGGTCTTCACCCTGTCTCAATTACCTACCATACAATGTGATGAGATCTTTTCTCTTTTTCAGTATTGATCTGACTAAAACACTGTTACTTTAAATCTACACAGGGATGCTTTCTCAAATACAACTGGACAGCCTACTATTGTACCCATTCCAGATGAAACGGTAGAAATCGGACAGAGAATAGCAATGTCTCCTAGAGATATTCAAAAGATCAATAAGCTTTATGGCTGCAGTAAGTACAATGTGCCTCATGTCTTCTGAAGATGATCTTTTACACAGATTGTTCCATCGATTTTATCTGCCCAATTTGCTATGATGTTACTGGACAGCAGCCACCTGTTAGATCCCTCGTGCATCTTCTTCTCAGTGTGGCTGCAGGTTCTTATCCAATTCAAATCTGCTGTTTG
It encodes:
- the LOC121311340 gene encoding high choriolytic enzyme 1-like — encoded protein: MDHKLVLATLALLLSVSQGKPLKGDQSGKGQRERSSPRIPEDKDVFSIILEANKEIKAHMMEGDIVVSNSRNAMNCPDNSCFWPKASDGFVYVPYTISSEYSAEEKAIISSAFPDFDVQTCIRFKPRTTEKDYINISPQNGCWSSLGKLKGTQQVSLSKGGCVYKATAQHELIHSLGFYHEQSRPDRDSYVRINWQYIPEEQASNFYKQDINTLGMPYDYTSIMHYGRDAFSNTTGQPTIVPIPDETVEIGQRIAMSPRDIQKINKLYGCSKYMQCGGILTAVSGTFTSPNYPLEYPTNTDCTWIINAPKGYKVSLTISSFDVEYSDDCSYDYLILRDGPKTTSPVQQTYCGSEPIPSFTSSGNAAVVQFHSDDVEVGKGFSAKYKF